One Thauera sp. K11 DNA window includes the following coding sequences:
- the bioA gene encoding adenosylmethionine--8-amino-7-oxononanoate transaminase, which translates to MWHPCTQMQRARTAVPPLPVARAKGPWLEDYEGRRYFDANSSWWVNLFGHADARINAALHDQLDRLPHVMLAGCTHGPAVELAERLSALTGGVLGHVFYASDGASAVEIALKMSFHYWRNTGQDAKREFVCVRHGYHGETLGALAVTDVAVFRDAYDPLLMRAHMVMSPDARQAGEGESAADVAARAIAEVRTLFSQRQGHLAAIIVEPLVQCAAGMAMHDPAYLRGLRALCDEFGVHLIADEIAVGCGRTGSFFAFEQAAPPGEPPLWPDFVCLSKGISGGYLPLSLVMTRDAVYSAFLGDDVARGFLHSHSYTGNALACRAALAVLDRFAEDDVLERNRADARALTTALAPLHGDARVEHMRQRGMIWAFDVREPFAGERFAERFHLAGREHGLLIRPIGRTVYLLPPYVLDEGLAQWLAQRTLATLDATLRRTPDIHAACTPEPPVA; encoded by the coding sequence GTGTGGCACCCGTGTACCCAGATGCAGCGTGCCCGCACGGCCGTGCCGCCGCTGCCGGTCGCGCGTGCAAAGGGGCCGTGGCTGGAAGATTACGAGGGCCGGCGCTATTTCGACGCCAACAGTTCGTGGTGGGTCAATCTCTTCGGCCATGCGGACGCGCGCATCAACGCGGCGCTGCACGACCAGCTCGACCGCCTGCCGCACGTGATGCTGGCAGGCTGTACCCACGGGCCGGCGGTGGAACTCGCCGAGCGGCTGTCGGCGCTCACCGGCGGCGTGCTGGGGCACGTTTTCTACGCCAGCGACGGTGCATCCGCGGTGGAAATCGCGCTCAAGATGAGCTTCCACTACTGGCGCAACACCGGGCAGGACGCAAAGCGCGAATTCGTCTGCGTGCGCCACGGCTACCACGGCGAGACCCTGGGCGCGCTCGCGGTGACCGACGTGGCGGTGTTCCGCGACGCCTACGATCCGCTGCTGATGCGCGCCCACATGGTGATGTCGCCGGACGCGCGCCAGGCGGGCGAGGGCGAATCGGCGGCCGACGTCGCCGCGAGGGCGATCGCAGAGGTGCGCACGCTGTTTTCGCAGCGCCAGGGGCACCTCGCCGCCATCATCGTCGAGCCGCTGGTGCAATGCGCGGCGGGCATGGCGATGCACGACCCGGCCTATCTGCGCGGGCTGCGCGCCCTGTGCGACGAGTTCGGCGTGCACCTGATCGCCGACGAAATCGCCGTCGGCTGCGGCCGCACCGGCAGCTTCTTCGCCTTCGAACAGGCGGCGCCGCCGGGCGAGCCGCCGCTGTGGCCGGATTTCGTCTGCCTGTCGAAGGGCATCAGCGGCGGCTACCTGCCGTTGTCGCTGGTGATGACGCGGGATGCCGTGTACTCGGCCTTTCTCGGCGACGACGTGGCGCGCGGCTTCCTGCATTCGCATTCCTACACCGGCAATGCGCTCGCCTGCCGCGCGGCGCTCGCCGTGCTCGACCGCTTCGCCGAGGACGACGTGCTCGAACGCAACCGCGCGGACGCCCGGGCGCTGACCACTGCGCTGGCGCCGCTGCACGGCGATGCGCGCGTCGAGCACATGCGCCAGCGCGGCATGATCTGGGCCTTCGACGTGCGCGAACCCTTCGCCGGCGAGCGCTTCGCGGAGCGCTTCCATCTCGCGGGCCGCGAACATGGCCTGCTGATCCGTCCCATCGGCCGCACCGTCTATCTGCTGCCGCCCTATGTGCTGGACGAAGGGCTCGCGCAGTGGCTGGCGCAGCGCACGCTGGCCACGCTCGACGCCACGCTGCGCCGGACGCCCGACATCCATGCTGCTTGCACACCTGAACCGCCGGTTGCGTGA
- the bioF gene encoding 8-amino-7-oxononanoate synthase, with translation MLLAHLNRRLREREAASLHRRRRIAETPCAPHQRVAGDGAARDMLAFCSNDYLGLANHPALIEALADGARRWGAGSGASHLVSGHGRAHAALEEDLAAFLAPCIPGCEALGFCTGYMANLALLTTLGDGAATIFADKLDHASLIDAGLLAEAKMWRYPHGRTDLLEARLAACDTPVKLIVTDAVFSMDGDLAPLPELLALAERHDAWLVVDDAHGFGVLGEDGRGSLSHFGLAGERFIYMGTLGKAAGIGGAFVAAHPAVIDALVQMARSYIYTTASPPALAHALRASLGIIGGGEGARRRAHLERLVAQLRARLQDVIVRHPGLGWRLADSATAIQPLIVGDNAAALALAAGLDERGLWVPAIRPPTVPAGTARLRITLSAAHSAADVERLCAALEELAEQGSPA, from the coding sequence ATGCTGCTTGCACACCTGAACCGCCGGTTGCGTGAGCGCGAGGCTGCCTCGCTGCATCGCCGCCGCCGCATCGCCGAGACGCCGTGCGCGCCGCACCAGCGCGTGGCCGGCGACGGCGCGGCGCGCGACATGCTGGCCTTCTGCAGCAACGACTACCTTGGCCTGGCGAACCATCCGGCGCTGATCGAGGCGCTGGCGGACGGTGCGCGGCGCTGGGGCGCGGGCAGCGGCGCGTCGCACCTGGTGAGCGGGCACGGCCGCGCGCATGCGGCGCTCGAGGAAGACCTGGCGGCATTCCTCGCCCCCTGCATCCCGGGTTGCGAGGCGCTGGGCTTTTGCACCGGCTACATGGCCAATCTGGCCCTGCTCACCACCTTGGGCGACGGCGCGGCGACGATCTTCGCCGACAAGCTCGACCACGCCTCGCTGATTGACGCAGGCCTGCTCGCCGAGGCGAAGATGTGGCGCTACCCGCACGGCCGGACGGATCTGCTCGAGGCGCGGCTGGCCGCGTGCGACACGCCGGTGAAGCTGATCGTCACCGACGCGGTGTTCAGCATGGACGGCGACCTGGCGCCGCTGCCCGAACTGCTCGCGCTGGCCGAGCGCCACGACGCCTGGCTCGTCGTCGACGACGCGCACGGCTTCGGCGTGCTGGGCGAGGACGGGCGCGGATCGCTCTCGCATTTCGGCCTCGCCGGCGAGCGCTTCATCTACATGGGCACGCTGGGCAAGGCGGCCGGCATCGGCGGCGCTTTCGTCGCCGCGCATCCGGCCGTGATCGACGCATTGGTGCAGATGGCGCGCAGCTACATCTACACCACGGCATCCCCGCCGGCACTGGCGCATGCCCTGCGCGCGAGCCTCGGCATCATCGGCGGCGGGGAGGGCGCGCGCCGCCGCGCCCATCTCGAGCGGCTCGTCGCGCAACTGCGCGCGCGGCTGCAGGACGTCATCGTGCGCCACCCCGGGCTGGGCTGGCGGTTGGCCGATTCGGCGACTGCGATCCAGCCCTTGATCGTCGGCGACAACGCGGCGGCGCTCGCACTGGCGGCCGGGCTCGACGAGCGCGGCCTGTGGGTGCCCGCCATCCGCCCGCCCACCGTGCCGGCCGGCACCGCGCGCCTGCGCATCACGCTGAGCGCCGCCCATTCCGCCGCCGACGTCGAGCGGCTGTGCGCGGCGCTGGAAGAACTGGCCGAGCAGGGAAGCCCCGCATGA
- the bioD gene encoding dethiobiotin synthase, whose product MTQPTRPALRGLFVTGTDTGIGKTRISAALLQAYAKSGARVAGIKPVAAGMEDIGGEHINEDVAILRAAGSIELTAAEAGPCQLEAACAPHAAAALEGRRIEREALLDAVHGLAQRADFLIVEGVGGFRVPFGDDWDSADLARDLGLPVVLVVGLRLGCINHALLTAEAVRARGLRLCGWVANTIDPHMACIPQNLDALARGLGAAPCLGLVPRLPEPAPEAIYPYLNVPALHAIFETIHTLRDTA is encoded by the coding sequence ATGACGCAGCCCACGCGACCCGCGCTGCGCGGACTTTTCGTCACCGGCACCGACACCGGGATCGGCAAGACGCGCATCTCCGCCGCGCTGCTGCAGGCGTACGCCAAGAGCGGCGCGCGCGTGGCCGGCATCAAGCCGGTGGCCGCGGGCATGGAAGACATCGGCGGCGAGCACATCAACGAGGACGTCGCCATCCTGCGCGCGGCCGGTTCGATCGAACTCACCGCGGCCGAGGCTGGCCCGTGCCAGCTCGAGGCGGCATGCGCCCCGCACGCGGCCGCGGCGCTGGAAGGGCGGCGCATCGAGCGCGAGGCGCTGCTGGACGCGGTGCATGGGTTGGCGCAGCGGGCCGACTTCCTGATCGTGGAAGGCGTGGGCGGCTTTCGTGTACCCTTCGGCGACGACTGGGACAGCGCCGATCTCGCCCGCGACCTCGGCCTGCCGGTGGTGCTCGTGGTCGGCCTGCGGCTGGGCTGCATCAACCACGCCCTGCTGACGGCGGAGGCGGTGCGCGCCCGCGGCCTGCGCCTGTGCGGCTGGGTGGCCAACACCATCGATCCGCACATGGCCTGCATCCCGCAGAACCTCGACGCGCTCGCCCGCGGCCTGGGCGCGGCCCCCTGCCTCGGCCTGGTGCCGCGCCTGCCCGAGCCGGCGCCCGAAGCCATCTATCCTTACCTGAACGTGCCGGCGTTGCACGCGATCTTCGAAACCATCCACACCTTGAGGGACACAGCATGA
- the bioB gene encoding biotin synthase BioB: protein MSTIATISPDALRRSAPRSQPERPQRWRVEDVEALFALPFMELVFRAQQVHRENFDPNEIQLSTLLSIKTGGCAEDCGYCSQSAHFDTDVQAGKLMPLDEVLEAAQAAKAQGATRFCMGAAWRSPKARDMERVSTMVREVKAMGLETCMTLGMLDAGQAKTLKDAGLDYYNHNLDTAPEYYGRIISTRTYQDRLDTLDNVRGAGINVCSGGIVGMGESRTHRAALIAQLANLEPYPESVPINNLVPIEGTPLAGTEPIDPFEFVRTIAVARITMPRTMVRLSAGREVMDEAQQALCFMAGANSMFYGDRLLTTPNPQTGRDRSLLERLDMRIQGADAA, encoded by the coding sequence ATGAGCACGATCGCCACCATCTCGCCCGACGCACTGCGCCGTTCCGCGCCGCGCAGCCAGCCGGAGCGCCCGCAGCGCTGGCGCGTGGAGGACGTCGAGGCCCTGTTCGCGCTGCCCTTCATGGAACTGGTGTTCCGCGCCCAGCAGGTGCACCGCGAGAACTTCGACCCGAACGAGATCCAGCTCTCCACGCTGCTGTCGATCAAGACCGGCGGCTGCGCCGAGGACTGCGGCTACTGCTCGCAGTCGGCGCATTTCGATACCGACGTGCAGGCCGGCAAGCTGATGCCGCTCGACGAGGTGCTCGAGGCCGCGCAGGCGGCCAAGGCGCAGGGCGCCACGCGCTTTTGCATGGGTGCGGCCTGGCGCTCGCCCAAGGCGCGCGACATGGAGCGGGTGTCGACCATGGTGCGCGAGGTGAAGGCGATGGGCCTGGAAACCTGCATGACCCTCGGCATGCTCGACGCCGGGCAGGCGAAGACGCTGAAGGATGCAGGCCTCGACTACTACAACCACAACCTCGACACCGCGCCCGAGTACTACGGCAGGATCATCAGCACCCGCACCTACCAGGACCGCCTCGACACGCTCGACAATGTCCGCGGCGCTGGCATCAACGTGTGCAGCGGCGGCATCGTCGGCATGGGCGAATCGCGCACCCACCGCGCCGCGCTGATCGCGCAGCTCGCCAACCTCGAGCCCTATCCCGAGTCGGTGCCGATCAACAACCTGGTGCCGATCGAGGGCACGCCGCTCGCCGGCACCGAGCCGATCGACCCCTTCGAATTCGTGCGCACGATCGCGGTGGCGCGCATCACCATGCCCCGCACCATGGTGCGGCTGTCGGCCGGGCGCGAGGTCATGGACGAGGCGCAGCAGGCGCTGTGCTTCATGGCCGGCGCCAACTCGATGTTCTACGGCGACCGCCTGCTGACCACTCCCAACCCGCAGACCGGCCGCGACCGCAGCCTGCTCGAACGCCTCGACATGCGCATCCAGGGCGCCGACGCGGCCTGA
- a CDS encoding PEP-CTERM sorting domain-containing protein: protein MAAPAHALVIGEADSAGAFPFGPNAYLGGYYFQQIYSSASFASAIDISQISFYNTATPGGTLNSGAYQIYLSTSTLGVAGFDTTNGVEYPWLDTSWTQVYDGTLPALADGRVDLDLSTTFHYDPNAGSNLVLTVRNATLSSDGTAYLDVDKNVGVTNSRFSAYTYDWNQGLVTGFNVNPVPEPESYALMLAGLGLIGAVARRRIAR from the coding sequence ATGGCTGCCCCGGCACACGCGCTGGTGATCGGCGAAGCCGACAGCGCCGGTGCTTTCCCGTTCGGCCCGAACGCCTATCTTGGCGGCTACTACTTCCAGCAGATCTATAGCTCGGCGAGCTTCGCCTCGGCGATCGACATCAGCCAGATCAGCTTCTACAACACGGCCACTCCCGGCGGCACGCTGAATTCGGGCGCCTACCAGATCTATCTGTCGACCTCGACCCTCGGCGTCGCCGGCTTTGACACGACCAATGGCGTGGAATACCCCTGGCTCGACACTTCCTGGACCCAGGTTTACGACGGCACGCTGCCGGCGCTCGCCGATGGCCGCGTCGATCTCGATCTGTCGACGACGTTCCACTACGACCCGAACGCGGGCAGCAACCTGGTGCTGACCGTGCGCAACGCCACGCTGAGCAGCGACGGCACGGCGTACCTGGACGTCGACAAGAACGTCGGCGTCACCAACAGCCGCTTCTCCGCCTACACGTATGACTGGAACCAGGGCCTGGTCACCGGCTTCAACGTCAATCCGGTGCCGGAACCCGAAAGCTATGCGCTGATGCTGGCCGGCCTCGGCCTGATCGGTGCCGTGGCCCGTCGCCGCATCGCTCGCTAA
- a CDS encoding DMT family transporter produces the protein MAWAMLLVAGLLEVVWAYCMKQSEGFTRVVPTAITLVTMIGSFALLSLSMRTLPLGTAYVIWTGIGAVGAFLAGIAFLGEHASTTRILAALLIVSGLVLMKVSGPH, from the coding sequence ATGGCTTGGGCAATGTTGCTGGTCGCTGGGCTTCTCGAAGTCGTCTGGGCTTACTGCATGAAGCAGTCGGAGGGCTTCACGCGGGTGGTTCCAACGGCAATCACGCTGGTCACGATGATCGGCAGCTTCGCCTTGCTGTCGCTTTCGATGAGGACGCTGCCGCTGGGTACGGCCTACGTCATCTGGACAGGCATCGGCGCGGTCGGCGCCTTCCTCGCGGGCATCGCGTTCCTGGGGGAACACGCCAGCACAACCCGCATCCTGGCGGCGCTGCTCATCGTTTCGGGCCTGGTCCTGATGAAGGTGTCCGGTCCGCATTGA
- the dmeF gene encoding CDF family Co(II)/Ni(II) efflux transporter DmeF, whose translation MPSSTATGDWKHSHVFDEGNPLAERNTRRAVLLTAAMMVAEIVGGYVFNSMALLADGWHMSSHALALGLSLLAYGAARRFAHDRRFAFGTWKIEILGGYTSALFLVGVAALMLYQSIERLISPTPIHYEQAIAIAAMGLLVNLACAWLLKDDHDHHGHDHHHRHDGHDHHHHDLNLRSAYLHVLADAATSILAIAALFGGKLWGANWLDPSMGIVGAVLVSVWAYGLLRDTGRILLDAEMDAPVVAEIREAIDGCPVDAEIVDLHVWRVGKGKYACILGIVTPADVPPSYFRQRLDIHEELAHVTVEVNRLS comes from the coding sequence ATGCCATCTTCGACGGCCACCGGCGACTGGAAGCACAGCCACGTCTTCGACGAGGGCAATCCGCTCGCGGAACGCAACACCCGGCGCGCCGTCCTGCTGACGGCCGCGATGATGGTGGCCGAGATCGTCGGCGGATATGTCTTCAATTCGATGGCCCTGCTCGCCGACGGCTGGCACATGAGTTCCCACGCGCTGGCGCTCGGACTGTCGCTGCTCGCCTACGGCGCCGCCCGCCGCTTCGCCCACGATCGGCGCTTCGCGTTCGGCACGTGGAAGATCGAGATCCTCGGAGGCTACACCAGCGCGCTCTTCCTGGTCGGCGTCGCCGCGCTGATGCTCTACCAGTCCATCGAACGCCTGATTTCTCCCACCCCCATCCACTACGAGCAGGCGATCGCCATCGCCGCCATGGGGCTGCTGGTCAACCTCGCCTGCGCCTGGCTGCTGAAGGACGACCACGACCACCACGGCCACGATCACCACCACAGACATGACGGTCACGACCACCATCATCACGACCTGAACCTGCGCTCCGCCTACCTCCACGTCCTCGCCGACGCGGCAACGTCGATTCTCGCCATCGCCGCGCTGTTCGGCGGCAAGCTGTGGGGCGCGAACTGGCTCGACCCGTCGATGGGCATCGTCGGCGCGGTGCTGGTTTCCGTCTGGGCGTACGGGCTGCTGCGGGACACCGGGCGCATCCTGCTCGACGCGGAAATGGACGCGCCGGTGGTGGCCGAGATCCGCGAGGCCATCGACGGCTGCCCGGTCGACGCCGAGATCGTCGATCTGCACGTCTGGCGCGTGGGCAAGGGCAAGTACGCCTGCATTCTCGGCATCGTGACGCCGGCCGACGTCCCGCCCTCCTACTTCCGGCAACGACTGGACATCCACGAAGAACTGGCGCACGTGACCGTCGAGGTCAACAGGCTCAGTTGA
- a CDS encoding metal/formaldehyde-sensitive transcriptional repressor gives MAHTIRGQKQLLTRVRRIKGQAEALEKALGQEAECSAILQQIAAIRGAVNGLMAEVLEGHIREHLGRPDATPQERADDVEQVVSALRSYMK, from the coding sequence ATGGCGCATACCATCCGAGGCCAGAAGCAGTTGCTGACGCGGGTACGCCGCATCAAGGGCCAGGCCGAAGCGCTGGAGAAGGCGCTGGGCCAGGAGGCCGAGTGCTCGGCCATCCTGCAACAGATCGCGGCGATACGCGGCGCGGTGAACGGGCTCATGGCCGAAGTGCTGGAAGGCCACATACGCGAACACCTGGGGCGGCCGGACGCCACGCCGCAGGAGCGGGCCGACGACGTGGAGCAGGTCGTGAGCGCCCTGCGCTCCTACATGAAGTGA
- a CDS encoding pseudouridine synthase, producing MARLILLNKPYGVLCQFTDEAGRATLKDYLPVPDVYAAGRLDTDSEGLLLLTDDGALQHRIADPRHKLPKTYLVQVEGEPDEAALAALRRGVDLGDFHTRPCEARVVAEPGWLWPRDPPVRFRKTVPTGWLEIVLREGRNRQVRRMTAKVGFPTLRLLRVAIGPWRLGELLPGQWREVPAADAAAGREQPAGLAAGAAPAGRRAPRAAGRAEASRRGRTR from the coding sequence ATGGCGAGACTCATTCTTCTCAACAAACCCTACGGCGTGCTGTGCCAGTTCACCGATGAAGCCGGCAGGGCGACGCTGAAGGACTACCTGCCGGTGCCGGACGTGTATGCGGCCGGCCGGCTCGATACCGACAGCGAGGGGCTGCTGCTGCTCACCGACGACGGCGCGCTGCAGCACCGCATCGCCGATCCGCGGCACAAGCTGCCCAAGACCTACCTGGTGCAGGTCGAGGGCGAACCGGATGAAGCCGCGCTGGCCGCGCTGCGGCGCGGCGTGGATCTGGGCGATTTCCACACCCGGCCGTGCGAGGCGCGGGTGGTGGCGGAGCCCGGCTGGCTGTGGCCGCGCGACCCGCCGGTGCGATTCCGCAAGACGGTGCCGACGGGCTGGCTCGAGATCGTGCTGCGCGAGGGCAGGAACCGGCAGGTGCGGCGCATGACGGCGAAGGTCGGCTTTCCCACGCTGCGCCTCTTGCGGGTGGCGATCGGGCCGTGGCGGCTCGGGGAACTGCTGCCGGGGCAGTGGCGGGAGGTGCCGGCGGCGGATGCGGCCGCAGGCCGGGAGCAGCCCGCGGGGCTCGCGGCGGGCGCGGCCCCGGCAGGCCGGCGCGCGCCTCGTGCGGCGGGGCGGGCAGAGGCGTCCCGGCGCGGCCGGACGCGCTAG
- a CDS encoding DUF192 domain-containing protein, with product MGSLSRFGRRAIAGGIIAAALAASARADLPLAELGAGMYRIEAEVVNTFQTRQTGLMNRQTMPPQRGMVFVFPEDAMHCMWMRNTYLPLSVAFLDAQGRVLNVEDMQPQTEDNHCAAGAARYALEMNIGWFRERGVKPGDTIRGIGRLPAAR from the coding sequence ATGGGCAGTCTTTCTCGCTTTGGACGGCGCGCGATCGCCGGTGGGATCATCGCAGCCGCGCTCGCGGCATCGGCGCGGGCCGATCTGCCGCTGGCCGAGCTTGGCGCCGGCATGTACCGCATCGAGGCCGAAGTGGTCAACACCTTCCAGACGCGGCAGACGGGGTTGATGAACCGCCAGACCATGCCGCCGCAGCGGGGCATGGTGTTCGTGTTTCCCGAGGACGCGATGCACTGCATGTGGATGCGCAACACCTACCTTCCGTTGTCGGTGGCTTTCCTCGATGCGCAGGGCAGGGTGCTGAACGTCGAGGACATGCAGCCGCAGACCGAGGACAACCACTGCGCGGCCGGCGCGGCGCGCTATGCGCTCGAGATGAACATCGGCTGGTTCCGCGAGCGCGGCGTGAAGCCGGGCGACACCATCCGCGGCATCGGCCGCCTGCCCGCAGCGCGCTGA
- the flhB gene encoding flagellar biosynthesis protein FlhB, with product MAEESDLEKTEAPSPRRLEQAREEGQVPQSRELSTFLVTMTGAASLWMMGDWMATRMLALVRHAFAFEREVAFDHVLMLDALRGQLEGALFMLTPLFVVLLVAAVAAPILLGGLVFAPKALGPNFGRLNPMQGIGRMFSLHGLVEMVKAILKSLLVGGVAAAVLWNNKDHLFDLMVEPLEVGMPDFANTVAFAALLIVSSLGLLALIDVPFQLWQYHSKLRMTKDEVRRESKEQEGDPQIKGRIRAMQREMARRRMMAQVPKADVVVTNPTHFAVALKYDADRMGAPVVVAKGRGELALKIREIAGESDVPLLEAPPLARALYAHCELDAAIPAALYTAVAEVMAYVYQLDAWAAGGGLPPQVPTNLPVPEDMDPGSPDE from the coding sequence GTGGCCGAAGAAAGCGATCTCGAGAAGACAGAAGCGCCATCGCCACGACGGCTGGAACAGGCGCGCGAGGAAGGGCAGGTCCCGCAGTCGCGGGAGCTGTCGACCTTTCTCGTCACGATGACCGGCGCGGCGTCGCTGTGGATGATGGGCGACTGGATGGCCACGCGCATGCTCGCGCTGGTGCGCCATGCCTTTGCCTTCGAGCGCGAGGTTGCCTTCGACCACGTGCTGATGCTCGATGCGCTGCGGGGGCAGCTCGAGGGCGCGCTGTTCATGCTGACGCCGCTGTTCGTCGTGCTGCTGGTGGCCGCGGTCGCGGCGCCCATCCTGCTCGGCGGCCTGGTGTTCGCGCCCAAGGCGCTGGGGCCGAATTTCGGCCGGCTGAATCCCATGCAGGGCATCGGCCGCATGTTCTCGCTGCACGGCCTGGTGGAGATGGTTAAGGCCATCCTGAAGTCGCTGCTGGTGGGCGGCGTGGCGGCGGCGGTGCTGTGGAACAACAAGGATCACCTGTTCGATCTCATGGTCGAGCCGCTGGAGGTCGGCATGCCCGACTTCGCCAACACGGTGGCGTTCGCCGCGCTGCTGATCGTCTCCAGCCTCGGCCTGCTGGCGCTGATCGACGTGCCGTTCCAGCTCTGGCAGTACCACAGCAAGCTGCGCATGACCAAGGACGAGGTCAGGCGCGAGAGCAAGGAGCAGGAGGGCGATCCGCAGATCAAGGGCCGCATCCGCGCGATGCAGCGCGAGATGGCGCGCCGCCGCATGATGGCGCAGGTGCCCAAGGCCGACGTGGTGGTGACGAACCCGACGCACTTCGCCGTGGCGCTGAAGTACGACGCCGACAGGATGGGTGCGCCCGTCGTCGTCGCCAAGGGGCGCGGCGAGCTTGCGCTGAAGATCCGCGAGATCGCCGGGGAGAGCGACGTGCCGCTGCTGGAGGCGCCGCCGCTGGCGCGCGCGCTGTACGCGCACTGCGAACTCGACGCGGCGATTCCCGCAGCGCTGTACACCGCGGTGGCCGAGGTCATGGCCTACGTCTATCAGCTCGACGCCTGGGCGGCCGGCGGCGGGCTGCCGCCGCAGGTGCCGACGAACCTGCCGGTGCCCGAGGACATGGACCCGGGCTCGCCCGACGAATGA